The following DNA comes from Anopheles coustani chromosome 2, idAnoCousDA_361_x.2, whole genome shotgun sequence.
GCGACGGCACTCTGGACCTTGAAAAAGTCCTTTATCGATGCCTGCGACTTCCGCTCGTCTAGTCGCTTAAGTACCGGCAGCAGAATATCGTTCGTTTTCGACTGTGTCCAGCCAAACTTTTGCCGCGCATAGTCACGCAGCCGATCCGCATCCGGGTAACCCCAGGTGAACTGTTCCTCGCTGCAATCGACTGTCGGCCTCAGGTACGCCTCGACCACCCCCGTACTCGGAAAGCCCTCGTGAATGTCGATATTTTTCAGCTTCGACTTTAGCGCCATCCGTGCGCCAACTGTCGCCCCATTCCGTCCATGCTGCCACCAATCGCGAAATCGGCGCAAACCGGACAGTAACGACATCATTTCGGATGTTTCACCCGCCTGCTCGGGGGTCGGCGGAAACGAGGCCAGTATCTCCAATGCCGTCACCGCACCGATCCCATGGATACCGGTCGTATAATCACTGCCCACCAGGAGCGCCAGCTGAATCAACTTATTCCGATCCATGTGGAACATCTGTTCGATCGCCTCGATCGTAAACTCTTGCACCAACTTTTGCTGGTTGAAAAAGTTCTTGTACACCTTCTGGCCACCGAACAGCCAAATATCACTATCGTCCGTGATCGTCCCATCGGTCATCTCGATCTGGTTCAAAAACGCACACTGCGCTTCCGCCTCCATTGGCGCCACGATGTACGGGACACCGAAAAGCGACAGCAGCTCCATGCAATCGTTTCGCATCTGCTCGGTGATGGACACCCCGAGACGGTTCTGTTTGTTCTTCTCACGCTCCAGCTCTCGCTCGGTTTGGGCCAGATCGAGGGCCATCTGTTTCAGCTCCAACGGGGTACGTGATTCCTTCAACGTGTCCGCCATCTCGGTGATCAAATGTTCCGCATTGACCGGTTTCGGTTCTGCAGGGGCCGATTGCTTACTGGTAGACGGAACTGGTTCACTGTCAATACTGGGAAACAACTCTTTGGCTACACCGCTACCTGATTTCTCCACCGGAACACTTTCATTCACAACAGCGCCATCCTTAGCggatacatttttctttcccgatGATGGAGGTGTTTTGTTGACGAAGAAAGGTTTCGTTACGTGGGGTACAACCTCGTCCGGTTGATCGGCCTTCGTATCCTTTCCGGGTGTTCTTGCGATCACTAAGTGTTCAAGCGTTCCCTTCTTCACGGGACTATCTAGAATTTCAATTACAGGAACTGGAGCACTAGCTGATCCTTCATCGGCGTTTTTTGATAAAGGAAGTGAATTCTTTTCAATGCCAGCTTTCTTCTTGGGAGAAATTTCTTTGCAGGGGGTTTTTTGACCTTCTACTGTTTCGGAGTCATAAATAATGGTGCCATCACTATCATAATCATTGTCTGCTGTGGTCAactaaaaaatagaaaaacaacattccTTTGAGTTAGTCAACACAAATATATTCCGTCGAGTAGGCGAGCCTTACCTTTTCTTTGTCGATCGGGATCGTATCAAGCTTAATATCATCCAAATTGACCGCATTGGCACTGGCTTTCAATTCCTCCAGCTGTTGCTTTAGTGTTTCGCTTAAACGCTTCAGATCCGCACTCGCTTTTTCTCGCTCCTCCACGACAATACAGGGCTTGTTTGAGACGATATCAAGATCGATGACCGGTGCGCCtttcttcaaattttccaGCTCCTCTTTTAACTGCGCGTTGATATCAtccacattttttattttaatgccgAAGGATGGTGGTTTTGTAGTTAAAAGATCTTTCGGTGTGTCATTTGGCTCGTTTTCTGCCACTGTTACATTACTCAAAGATCCTTTACCGTCCGTTATCGGAATGATGGTCATAGGAAGTTGCTCGGAGGTTGATTTTTCTTGTCCTTCTTTTTCAACAtccatgttgttttcctttttcacaaaaatgtCTGCAAAAATATCATCTTTGTCGCACACACCCATGTCTTCCTCCTTTATAAACACCTCCAcagccttcttcttcttctgagtAGTTGAGACGTCCGACAGCTTCTTTAAATCGTCGATAGTAAAATCTACGATCGGATTAAAGTGTGGTTTGAAGTGGTTTGTACTGTTCAGCGGAAGGGAAATTCCCGGCAATGAATCGTTCAGATCATCCTCTGGAACGTCGATAAAGTCTGAATCAGATTCAGTGTCCTCTTCGACACTCTCTTTGCCCAAAGATTTATCATCGCCTTCAATCTGCTTTGATGTGGTGGGTTTCTCGCAAGATGACATTGCCGGTCCCTCAACAATAGACGCTCCGTTGTGTACGAACATTTGTGACATCGAATCATTTATGTCGCCTCCATCAACATCTTGCGTTTGGTGCAAGAGCTCATTAAACTCTTCGCTTGTTAGCCCACCGTACTCAAGCATAAACCCGCGGGCCAAGCTTTGGGCCGCATTTCCGAGCACCTGTTTTTGGGTGCGCGACATCCGAATGTCATCATCGTCCAGCTCGATCAGTGCGTGTGGGTTCTCGTCCTGCATGAGCGACATTTTTATCGCCAACTGTAGTTCCTCGTCCATTTCcttgtcgtcatcgtcgagTGCTTCCGCTCTGCTAGTTCCTGCGCCATCCTCCCGAGCTAACTTTGCAAGCTTGGGAGGTTTTGGTGCCAACTTTTGCTCCTCTTCACGGGCCTTAGCTTTCTCGATGGCTTTCTGTACATCGCGCACCAGCAGAAAACGTGTGTTCTCATCAGACGCAATTTGCTGCGCTGCTCGACTCGACGATGTTTCAACGCCTTCCTCGTTCAGCAGCGACTCCAGCTCGACCAGCGACAGACACTTTCCAcccatttccttttccgctTCCTCCAACTCGACCTGCACCTGGCGCCGTTTTAGAAGTCGGTTCATCTGGAACGACGAAAACGAGTTACTCTCCACCGGAAGCTCGTGTAGCCTTCCCCAGGACGATTGTTTGCGCGTTTCTTTGATATCGTTCAGAATCTCGTGCCGGACGTCGGCGGGAAGATTCTTGAAGTACACGCTCGTCACATCGATCGCGTTCAAGTTGAGGTGATAATAGTTGCGGGAAGCCTTTTCGTCCATTGAACTATCGCTCCGATCCAAATCGATCGGTTCCTCGGGGGCTTTCAGTGGTGGCAGTTTAAACATTGCGTCCGGTTCTTCCTCCTGGCCCGGTTGTTTGCTGCTGCCAGCCCCTCCGCTTGTGATCGCTTTCTTGGAAGGAGAGATGAGAATGTTCGTCGCCGATCCGAGGGCTTGCTGAACCACCTTTTCTTTGGCCAACGTCTCGAGCAACAACTGCTGTATGCGATCCGCTTCATTTTGGTAATTGTTCTTGCTTTGATGACGCTTGGCCTATTGAAAATTTAAGAAGCATAGATGAGCTTGGGTTATAACTAATCAACAACATTCTATCTTAcaattgtttgcttttttagcACCGGAACACCTCCATCGAAGACAAAAATAGGCTTAATGCGATAGTACATCAGCTTGCACAACCGGTGGAATAAACCGAGGACGTGCGCGTTCGGAAGTGCGCTACCCTTCGAATCCTGGAATCCTTTTATCACTTGATGCAACCAAATCGATATGTCTGCAAAAATAAAGCCTCATTAACTACCGAGCACTCACGACGCCAAACTATATCAACAATCGGACTGACCAACGGCCAACACTTTGTTTTCCAATGTGTCCAAAGGAACAGGCTTGCCCGCCTGCTCGATGAGTTTCCACAGTCCCAATACTCCCATCTTGCCGTAGCTTTTACGGGAGTTCCCGCAGGAGTTTACTCGCGGAAAAGAACCACAATCTCAACAAAGCCTGCCTTTTGCGACTACTTCAAGAAATTACATGTCTGGCGCAATACCACAATTTGTAGAATTGATGACAGCTCGTTCGCcggtgtaaacaaaacaaatatgccCGCGCGCGCGATATGTTTATACCTACGAGTTCAGAGTTGTACAGCGCAATGTAACGTTTGTCTTGGCAGCATGTTCTTAGCATAAAACTAGACGaaaagcattttatttttgaaaacattgttttcatGGATTGGAAATTCGTTCAACTGTTTTAGGGTAACGTAGGCAATTAATTCAGTTAAAATTAGCCAACGGTTATCAACCAGAAAGGTATATTATATTTGAAAATGGTAAAGCTAATCGAAATATCAGCTCAGGGTAAGTTCGTGATGAGAATCCAGAGTTCcagaaataaaatgtacaaTTAAAGCAATAAACATGTCCAGTATGATGTTGCATCTTGAATTGTGTTGGTAGTTGCGGGAAAAATAAACTCTAGACACGGCTATTAGCACATTATTGCAGATCCTTCCTCCAATATCgttatttcaaaaacaaattctttccTTTAACTAAAACtaatttcaacaaattatGTTGGCTCTTTTTATAACTTTAACCGTTGGCCTTTTATTTACTTCGAAATGAAATCGCTGAATTACaatttttaacattatttaaagtttaaatAGAAACGTACGTGTTGCATATTTTGAGAACGCGTTCGTTCATTTGTTTATtgtaaacgaaacaaaattccCAATCAATCTAGCCAATGCTCATCTTTACACTGCTTTGTAGGTAGTATTGAACAATATTCAATCCTTTCCGGTGACTTACAAAATTCCACAGCGATTTCACAGCCATTTACGGAAAACCATGAAATTCTCGGTTGgttggggagaaaaaaaacgttggAAAACGTCTGCCCTGCTGTTGTTCTAggaattttctctttctcatCGCCGTCGGCAGCACCtctctgtttttcttctgcgcTTTGTCGCGGAACATGTACACACAGCATCCACGGTCCGGCGTTTCTCCCCAGCAGCGGGAGCATCTGCTCTCAAGACACGACGACGGAGCATAATCATCTGCCGTTTGAAAAGGGGGGTCTTTCATGCTCGATGCGGAGCGACTCGGCTCACAGATGTGTACAGACTCTCGTCGGAAACGGTGGACACGACGTTTCGTTCGCGCAGTAGTAGCGACGTTCGACGGCACCTTACTCTTCGTGCCAGAGCAGTGTCAGGAACCAGTCGCCGTCGTCACGACACGCGGCCATCGTGACAGATCCGCGGGAACGAGAACCGTCACGGATTGCTTTGTGTTGGAGGTGAGAAAACCCATTTTCGGTGGTTGACGGCGAATTTGTAAAACCCGTTGGAATGCGTGCTCCCAGGTGTTTGTTCGTGGGATTTTCTGTTCAGTTCCGGTTGTGTTGGTGACACCTGCACGAGAGGGGGGAAACGGTGACTTGCATCGAGAATGGTGTCAATGCTGAGTGCAGTTTGAAGTGCAATGGAAAGCAATTATGGCGACGGTTGTCCAGTTTTCTGTCCTGAGTGCGAGGAGGTTACATTCCCGTGATTGACCCTAGCATGTGCGTTAAACCTTGAAGGCCTTTAACAAAAAACGACCCGAACCGTGTGTGCCCACTGTTTCGGGACCGTGTCCGCGCGTGAAAATATAAATGCTCGATAGATCTTCCTTTTTCCCTACTTTAATGTGTAAAATGACGCGCGTGAGAGTGAGTGTGAACTATTAAACACGAGAGTGTCAACGAAATGGCAAATTCCAAGATTGCCAGAGAGCgtgagaaaaatgtttcactaGCTTTTCTCAGCCGATGAGAGGTCAGTTAGTAGGAAATGTGAATGATTCAGGCCGACAGGATTGTTTGGGGGTACCATCATGTGCGCTCATGTGGTGGTGGGCGGAAAAACGGCGTGAGGCCAACCACCGTATACGGTGCGGAGAAGTTCTACAAACCAATGGCTTCGTGACGAATGTCCTTATTTACTTGGTTCAAGtgcaatttaatttcaaattacCGAATCATGGCCGTTCAGTGGATGCCATAAAACCGTGTGTACCTTTCCCCGGTGCCAATACTAAAACGATTCTTTACGACCGGAAGTTGGGGAAGGCTGTCGCAAAATCAGTGATTTTAAGCGGGCCTAGAAATTCCAAATGTTCTGACCTCCCCCGAATCCACCCGACAGGGGGGTGGACTAATCACCATAAAATCAACACCCCGCAAGGTTTGTTTTGGATGCGAAAATCTGTCCATCACACGACCACACAAAGAGGCAAAACAGTGGCGCGCGGGTGGGAGGGGAAGCAATCACGGCAACTTCCGGCGACGCCTGCTCGAAGACGAGTGTCAGCAACACGACGCTGTATCGTCAAACCACATCGTAAAAGTCTAGACCACGTAGCACGAAAATACAATTTCGCCATTCGCTAATCCGAAACATGATCTACGTCAcagaatgaaaattaatttttcgaggaaaaagaaacacctcAAAACCTTACGCATTTTCAACGTAAAATGGCTGCGGAAAGGACAGCAACACAAAGAGACGGAAAGCAAAAGAATATAACCTAATATCCTGTCCGATGGTGCAAATCTGCCGCCACCCAGCGGAGTTTATCTTGTTTACCAAATATCTCCACCGATTCACCGTTGTCAAAGATTCATATCCAAGGACACTTTGGCGATAGGACACCTTCCTTCAGCGAGACAAATCCTTGTGTCGAGTAATTTTCAGCGGTGCATTTCCATGGTAACGAAATGGATGGTTGGCAAGCAAGGCTTCATCCTCTTCTGCCCGTCATTGACAATAGGATGGAGTTGCAGAGAGTTAACGATGATAGCACAAacagaaggaaggaagaaaaaaaaagatgctaGCTCGCAGGAAGTGACTTTACTTCTTTGCTCGTCTCGGAGAATCCAAATCAGTCCGACACATTTTTAATCCGTCCTTCGTTTGAGATTGAGCACTCGAgtggagcaaaaacaaacgccTCAAGTGACATTTTTCACCTCTTGTCACTTGTTTGCCTAGTTTCGCTCGTTATTTCCCCCCTTCGTTTTCTCGACTCCGGCTTTTTTCACTTCCTTCCATTTATGCCATCCCATCAGAAGCATTGGGATTCGTTCCGTTTCCTTCGCTTGCTTGCCGAACTCTCTgtccgttttccttttctccccctttttttccttttgccatGTCACAGCGGTGACATGCCGTTGACAGTTCGTCTGCCAATCTGCGTTTCGTATCCGGAAAGATGATGGAAACATCATAGTTTTATCATATTCCGGCTCTTCTCGCTGGCGCTGGCGCTCGTCCTGCTTGTTCGGCCTCCGTATGCCATCGACGGAAAGCCAGAGCGAAAGCTACTCGAGCTCGGGCCACCCGGGCCATGTTTCTAAATGATCAATTTCCTCTACTGATTACGTATTCCTTGGAGGGCCACGGAAAGTGGCAGGGTaggggtgggggaaaaataatcaactaAAGGCCTCAAGATTGAACCTCAACACCTGTTAACCGGATGGATTTAGTCGTAATTGGATGGACTGCGGTATGTTCGAGgtggtgtgtgtgcttttttgcGTGTTTGTATGAGCGAAAAGGATCGCCTTTAGGCCTGTGGACATACGAGGTTCGTTTGCACCTGCTTTGATAATTGTTTAATCAAATCATCATCTCAGGAAAATTCCCAGTTCTTCAACTAATAAATCATCAGCTTCCTGACGGGAACTCCAAAAACTAATCCTTTTAATTAACTaattaagttttgttttactttctctAAACTTCTGGACGCAATACGGGACTGTGAGTAGAAGTTATGAATAGTTTTTCTACACTGCACGTCCCTAAATGATTGTCAACGCAAGGGCATTGACGATGTTAAACAGATGACTAACTCTTACAACcaataaatcaacaaaaaaccacGACCTCATCTTTGATGTTTACTAGAGTTCTTGGAATGGATACATTTTCTCCACCTCCTCCCTCAATCCTTACAAATGTCCTCGAGAGGggtgttttttattcatctcaGCATAAAACACGTTAACAAATATGCACACGACTACCTTCTGGGTGGGAAAACTTAAACCAATGTCGGACCATTTGCTTGATATTGAAAAATGGACGAAAACTCCCTGAAAATTACCTTTGCCGTTCCGGCAACATTCattccgttttattttattttaacatacGCTAATCACACCTGGCACGGTGTCGTGCGTGTTGGTGTTCGTGTAAGGTAATGTCCACCATTAGGAAAACCAAACCTCCGATCGCTCTTTTTCTACTATGAAGAGACCGACTCAAGACACAACAGACCATGTTGTGGAATGAGGCATCGACAGCAACACCAACCTAAAAGAAGGTCGTCATAGCATCTTCGACTACGTGTTTGTCGCCTTAATTCTTCGAACCAGTTCTTTTACTCTCGGGAGATGACGCGCGCGCTTTTTTGGGGTGTTGATACCGAAAATAGTTTCGATTGGCGGCCGACTTCTCTGGGTTGACGCCGGTCATTTTTGGATTATTATTATGTAACTTTACCGTGGGTAGAGCGGGGAAGCATCCATCATCTCGACTATCCGCTCCCCCGAAACGCCCACGGGAAGAGCTGTCGAAGCGGACACCGCAATCATTCGTCTGATGATTATAGTCCTTCGGTCGCACTCGCCACCTCCGCgctttattaaaattattttataaaaatatttcagtgTAACATAATGACGCgggctgtgtgcgtgtgtcgcAGACGTGTTGCCACCGAATGAACGACGCGGCCAACAAACAcggaaaataaaagcgaaCGAAGTGGAAAACCCACACAGTAAGCCGTGAAATGATGTGTTAACACAAGAAGAAAgcacgaaaaaagaaacggacGAAAATCTCAAATTGTTCTATCACCCGTTCGGAGTGCTTGTTTGTGAAAacgggtgtgtgtttgtgtatgtttgtatTAAAACATGGCATGTGTGTTGCGCCGTGGTGTgtgaaaggaaagcaaatcCCCAGCGAGGCGCCGAATGGAAACCCCGGCAGCTTCCAACGTGGACGTGAAAGTGTGAGAGCGAAACACGGTGAAAAGCGGAAagtaaattgaatcaaattcgTAAGAAATATAATCACCAGCTCCAACGACGTGtatctgtgtgtttgtgtgcgtgttcgTGCGTGTGTTCACACATTGCTGATCGTATGTGAAAGGAATGCCAGCGATGGCGGGAAGGCGAAATGTTTGAGCCTCGAATGCCAGTTCTTTGCCTTCCGCAGCGAAAAGTGGCACCGAAACGCGCGTGTAAATTAGTGAAAGtgaagaaatgaaattttccCATCAATCAAGCCATCGGACGGGAACGAACGCACTCGATCGGCGGTGTTCGGTTCGGAgagctactactactaccactactaccACTTGTAATACTGCTTTCGGCTAACAAACAGTG
Coding sequences within:
- the LOC131265672 gene encoding DNA excision repair protein ERCC-5 produces the protein MGVLGLWKLIEQAGKPVPLDTLENKVLAVDISIWLHQVIKGFQDSKGSALPNAHVLGLFHRLCKLMYYRIKPIFVFDGGVPVLKKQTIAKRHQSKNNYQNEADRIQQLLLETLAKEKVVQQALGSATNILISPSKKAITSGGAGSSKQPGQEEEPDAMFKLPPLKAPEEPIDLDRSDSSMDEKASRNYYHLNLNAIDVTSVYFKNLPADVRHEILNDIKETRKQSSWGRLHELPVESNSFSSFQMNRLLKRRQVQVELEEAEKEMGGKCLSLVELESLLNEEGVETSSSRAAQQIASDENTRFLLVRDVQKAIEKAKAREEEQKLAPKPPKLAKLAREDGAGTSRAEALDDDDKEMDEELQLAIKMSLMQDENPHALIELDDDDIRMSRTQKQVLGNAAQSLARGFMLEYGGLTSEEFNELLHQTQDVDGGDINDSMSQMFVHNGASIVEGPAMSSCEKPTTSKQIEGDDKSLGKESVEEDTESDSDFIDVPEDDLNDSLPGISLPLNSTNHFKPHFNPIVDFTIDDLKKLSDVSTTQKKKKAVEVFIKEEDMGVCDKDDIFADIFVKKENNMDVEKEGQEKSTSEQLPMTIIPITDGKGSLSNVTVAENEPNDTPKDLLTTKPPSFGIKIKNVDDINAQLKEELENLKKGAPVIDLDIVSNKPCIVVEEREKASADLKRLSETLKQQLEELKASANAVNLDDIKLDTIPIDKEKLTTADNDYDSDGTIIYDSETVEGQKTPCKEISPKKKAGIEKNSLPLSKNADEGSASAPVPVIEILDSPVKKGTLEHLVIARTPGKDTKADQPDEVVPHVTKPFFVNKTPPSSGKKNVSAKDGAVVNESVPVEKSGSGVAKELFPSIDSEPVPSTSKQSAPAEPKPVNAEHLITEMADTLKESRTPLELKQMALDLAQTERELEREKNKQNRLGVSITEQMRNDCMELLSLFGVPYIVAPMEAEAQCAFLNQIEMTDGTITDDSDIWLFGGQKVYKNFFNQQKLVQEFTIEAIEQMFHMDRNKLIQLALLVGSDYTTGIHGIGAVTALEILASFPPTPEQAGETSEMMSLLSGLRRFRDWWQHGRNGATVGARMALKSKLKNIDIHEGFPSTGVVEAYLRPTVDCSEEQFTWGYPDADRLRDYARQKFGWTQSKTNDILLPVLKRLDERKSQASIKDFFKVQSAVAQSRLKVSKRVQYAVDTMAGKVDPAEDKPKQKKGASPRKAKQAAGPATRRKQKASSSAAESVESIDLDTIDEGDEDAGEEKKSTKKNDDDDFVVPKATGRRKGATGNTNAATANGKPKRGGKKSDPKSTDANDIEGPSATPGHSLANIGGIIANINQQSADSLLEEPATRGRKKRLENKIPDFNPPIPQRVKDEQEMAERKQRAAALFKKVNARKSS